The Steroidobacteraceae bacterium genomic interval AGCTGGCACTGGCCTGCTGAGTCCGCACAGACTGGGGCCCGTCCTCATCGCAGCCACGGTGACGGTACTCCTCTGGCCTTCTGCGCGCGAGTTGCCAGTCGTGTGGCGATTGTCCTCGGACAATGATCAGGCGCACGCGTGGCTGCTTTTGCCCGCGATACTTTGGGCGCTCGTGCGCGCCGGCAATTCAATGCCGGACCGGTCGCCAGGCGCAGGCAAGATCAATCTTTGGTGGATCCCCATCCTGTTGTTGAGTCTTTGCTGGGCCGTCGCTGTGCGGGGCGCAATGAGCAGCGTGGGCTTGGCGTTGTGGCCGCTTGTCATCATGGCCTGCCTGGTCGGCGCATTTGGATTTCGCCGCGCCAAGCCGGCCGTCCTGCCGGTCGCGCTCCTGTACCTGACGCTGCCTGTATGGGACGTGCTGGTTGACCCGCTTCGGGGACTCAGCACTGCAGTGACGACCATGGTATTGCGAGCGCTGGACATTCCGGCGTTCGTCGAAGGGCATCGCGTGACATTGACGCACGGTGCAATAGAAATCGCGTCCGGGTGCTCGGGTGTCAATTTCTTCGTTGCAGCGTTGTCGCTGGCGGGGGTCGTGGGCCTGATGAATCGGGCGAGTGGCCGGCAGCTGGCGCGCTTGATGACGGTCGCGGCGGGGCTCGCGCTCGTTTGCAACTGGATTCGAATCATTGTCATTGTCATTGCCGCGCACCTTACCGAGATGCGGACGTTTCTGATAACGACCGATCATTACGTTTTCGGCTGGCTGTTGTTTGCGCTTGCCATGGCAGTTTTCTGCTGGTTCGCCGTGAAGCCAGGACCGGAATCGAAAGCCGCAACCCGCAAGGGCGGTGGCGTGCCGGTAATGCCCGCAAGCATGTTGGCTGCGCTGGCTGCGGCGGCAGTCGGTCCGTTGCTTTGGTTTCGAAGCGAATTCTTCGCTGCCAAGGCTGGCCCTCCTGCTGCATTGGCCCAGCTACCGCAAGCACTGGATCGCGTGGATGCCAGCATGAATGTTGCCTGGCGACCTGCGTTCGCCGGCGCACATGCCACCGACTTTGTATTGTCCGACCGGGATCCGGATGTCTATGTCTACCGCGCGATCTATTTCCAGCAGCAGCAAGGAGCGGAGCTTGTCGGTTACAGCAGCCGCTTGATTGCCACCGGTGACTGGAACACGACGGAGCACACATTGCCCGATTCAGTCATGGTGGCGGCGACCGCACCCGATGGCGCGCAATGGCGCATACGCTATGCCTATCTGGTTGGCAATAAGCAAACCGCGGCTGCCCGCCGTGCGCAGCTCACCTACGGTTGGCAGGCCCTTTGGGCTCGGCCCGCCAGTGCCATACTGGCCGTTGGCTCACCGTGTGCGCACGATTGCGCCGCCGCGGAGCGCGCCATATCGGCCCGGTGGCAGGCATCATTCCCGTGGTTTGCCGCGGAAGTTGCCGAGGCTCGCACCAATGGCTGAGTCGACCGCCTTGGTCAACGCGATGACGGTCGACGTGGAGGACTACTTCCACGTATCGGCGCTCGCGAATGCGATCGATCGGCAGGACTGGTCCAGCATGGAATTGCGCGCAGAAGCGAGCACGCGTGCGTTGCTCGAGTTGTTTTCCGCGCATGAGGTCAAGGCCACGTTTTTCGTCCTGGGCTGGATGGCGGAAAGATCGCCCGCGCTGGTTCGCGAGATCGCCAACGAGGGCCACGAAATCGCTTGCCACGGCTGGAGTCATCGGCTCGTCTACGAGCAATCGCGCCAGGAGTTTCGCGATGAGGCACTGCGCTGCAAGCAATTGCTCGAAGACCTGACCGGAACGAAAGTGCTTGGGTATCGGGCGGCCAGCTACTCGATTACCCGCGCATCACTATGGGCGCTCGACGATCTGATCGATCTCGGTTTTGTTTACGACTCGAGCATCTTCCCCATACGTCACGATCGCTACGGCATTCCCGATGCCAATCGCGCACCTGGACCGGTCGTGGCACCGTCCGGTCGGCCGATCGTGGAGTTTCCGCTGACAACGGCGAAATTGGGCGGCCTGCGCGTACCCTGTAGCGGCGGTGGGTATTTTCGATTATTGCCGTATTGGTTCACACGCAATATGTTGCGCCGGGTCAACACGCGCGATGCCCTGCCTTTCATTTTCTACCTGCACCCGTGGGAGATCGATGCCGGACAGCCGCGTTTCGATGCGGGTTGGTTGTCGAACTACCGGCACTACACGAACCTGAAGGCCTGCAAGCAGCGCCTGGAGACGCTGCTGGGTCAGTTTTCGTTCGCACGGGTCGATCGGGTTCTCGAAAACCTGGGGCTGATCGCATCGGGTCGGCCAGCCTGATGCGATAATTTCGAGGGCTGTTGGCCCGCGCACGCATCCACTCGAGGGGGGGAATTGGCCGACCTTCAGTATGAAGTGACCTGGCGAGTCTACCCGCACCAGGACCTCGTGCAGATGTCCGGTCTGCTGTGTGGTCTGGTGGCGTTGCAGCGAGCGGGCGTCATTTCGCTCGCCGTTGAGCGACATCCCGTACCGATCGGCATCAACGTGCCGTTGACCGATCTTCGCGTCATGCAGAAATCCACCGGTCGAAGCTGTCGCGCGATCTGGGAATTTCGTGATCAGTCAGACGTGCTCTATGCCGAACAGTTGGCGGGGGCGGACTGGTACTTCAAGCGCCAGTTCACCGAGCAGTCGTTGCGCGTAGCTGGTACGGCGAACGCCCACAAGGTGAGACCGCTCGGGCTGACGATTGCGGCCTTCTCCTGGCCGGCATGGCGCTGCGTCGCCGCCGCGATCAGGACTTCACTCGGTAGCGCAACCGCACGGCGGGCACGCGGTGGCGCCTGGCGCGCCTTACGCAAGGCGAGGTCCGACTTCATGCTATGGGCAACGCTGCCCGATACCGCCAGCGTGGAAGTCGGCGATGAGCACCCGCGGGAGCCGGCTATTGTTTTCCAGCCACGGTTGTGGAATGCCGAGTCACAGGGGAGCGGCGATGTCTTCGATGTCGCCAACGCGGATCGCATCCATAGCGTACAGGTGCTCCGCGCCGCCTTCGGTCAGCCGGAACGCATCGGGCTCATACATACCGCCGACGCGGTTGCCCTGGCACCCGACCTCATGCTGCAGCCCAAGGTCAGCGTGCGCCGCTATCATCGCCAGCTGAAATCATCGCTGATCGCGGTCAATTGCATCGGCCTCAGTGGCAGTGTCGGCTGGAAGTTCGCCGAGTACCTCGCGGCGGGTGTGGCCGTCGTCAGCCAGCCGATCGACAAGATTCTGCTGGCGCCGATCAATCCCGATGAGCATTACCTCGTCTACGAATCGATCGAGCAGGCTGTCGAATTGTGCCGGCGATTGCTTAAGGAGAGGCATTTGGCGAGCGCCATGTCGCGCCGCAATCGTCTGTACTACCAGACCTGGGTGCATCCGCCCGCTCACGCCCTGCACCTGCTGAAGAGCTGTTTCGAGAGAGGCTAGCGGGCGCTAGGCCGCTTTTGATTCGATGGCCTTCTGCGCGGCATTCTCGCCGCTAAGGAATGCCTGATCGGTCCAGAGATAGCCCCAGTCGCCATAGCGACCGCAGTAGCCAATGCCGATATCGTCGAGATAGCCATGAACGGTCGCCAGTGCACGCGCGCGATCAAGAT includes:
- the xrt gene encoding exosortase, which encodes MTVLLWPSARELPVVWRLSSDNDQAHAWLLLPAILWALVRAGNSMPDRSPGAGKINLWWIPILLLSLCWAVAVRGAMSSVGLALWPLVIMACLVGAFGFRRAKPAVLPVALLYLTLPVWDVLVDPLRGLSTAVTTMVLRALDIPAFVEGHRVTLTHGAIEIASGCSGVNFFVAALSLAGVVGLMNRASGRQLARLMTVAAGLALVCNWIRIIVIVIAAHLTEMRTFLITTDHYVFGWLLFALAMAVFCWFAVKPGPESKAATRKGGGVPVMPASMLAALAAAAVGPLLWFRSEFFAAKAGPPAALAQLPQALDRVDASMNVAWRPAFAGAHATDFVLSDRDPDVYVYRAIYFQQQQGAELVGYSSRLIATGDWNTTEHTLPDSVMVAATAPDGAQWRIRYAYLVGNKQTAAARRAQLTYGWQALWARPASAILAVGSPCAHDCAAAERAISARWQASFPWFAAEVAEARTNG
- a CDS encoding DUF3473 domain-containing protein; translated protein: MAESTALVNAMTVDVEDYFHVSALANAIDRQDWSSMELRAEASTRALLELFSAHEVKATFFVLGWMAERSPALVREIANEGHEIACHGWSHRLVYEQSRQEFRDEALRCKQLLEDLTGTKVLGYRAASYSITRASLWALDDLIDLGFVYDSSIFPIRHDRYGIPDANRAPGPVVAPSGRPIVEFPLTTAKLGGLRVPCSGGGYFRLLPYWFTRNMLRRVNTRDALPFIFYLHPWEIDAGQPRFDAGWLSNYRHYTNLKACKQRLETLLGQFSFARVDRVLENLGLIASGRPA
- a CDS encoding glycosyltransferase, with the protein product MADLQYEVTWRVYPHQDLVQMSGLLCGLVALQRAGVISLAVERHPVPIGINVPLTDLRVMQKSTGRSCRAIWEFRDQSDVLYAEQLAGADWYFKRQFTEQSLRVAGTANAHKVRPLGLTIAAFSWPAWRCVAAAIRTSLGSATARRARGGAWRALRKARSDFMLWATLPDTASVEVGDEHPREPAIVFQPRLWNAESQGSGDVFDVANADRIHSVQVLRAAFGQPERIGLIHTADAVALAPDLMLQPKVSVRRYHRQLKSSLIAVNCIGLSGSVGWKFAEYLAAGVAVVSQPIDKILLAPINPDEHYLVYESIEQAVELCRRLLKERHLASAMSRRNRLYYQTWVHPPAHALHLLKSCFERG